Below is a window of Thermofilum sp. DNA.
CGATACAACCTCGGGAGACCTTAAAAGCTGCAGAGAAAAAAGCACGGTAACTTATTCCTTGAAACAAGCTTCACTTACCAGCAAAAGGGTTTTTACCGGTAGAACCCCTCTAAGGTAGGGGGTGGGCCGGCGGGCGGGCTACGGCTCACTTCGGCGACGAAGTGAGCTGTGGAACCCCCTCACCTCTGCGGCTCCGCGGCGGCGTAAGCCGCTCGGTGAAGAGCCGAGGGTGAGAAGCCCCGGCCACCAGTGGATATGACCCGGTAAGGGAGATGACGTGGCCGGTGTGCGTGAAAGAAGAATCCCCGCGGAGGAGGGTCAAGCAGCACCGATGAGGTGCCGCAGTGAGGTGCGGGTGGACCCTTAGACTAATCCCGCCTAGAAACAGAAGAGGGGGTACGACCGGCCCATCCCCGACAAGATTTTTTACGAGAGAGGATGGACGACCTTAGAGAATGCATCATGTACGAGGTGATTGATCTATTTGCGGGAGCCGGCGGGTTCTCCCGGGGGTTCAAGGAAGAGGGCTTCAGAATTGTAGCAGCTGTAGAGAATATGCCCCCTGTCGCAGAAACATACGAAGCTAACTTTCCCGAGGCTGCTGTAATTCAGGAAGATATAAAGAACGTGCACTCTCTGGACTTGCTGAGGATAGCTGGACGGAAACCTGATGTCGTGATCGGAGGACCCCCCTGCGAGGCTTTCTCGCGGGCTAATCCCAGAAGGCGGGAGGACCCCTATGAGAGGCTGTATGATGATCCTCTCGGCTCGCTGGTTTTGCACTTCATTAGAGTGGTGGGCGATCTCCAGCCTCGGGTTTTTGTAATGGAGAATGTGCCAGGCATAATGGACGATGGTCTTGACGGTGTCATTAGAGAAGAGTTCGCCCGCGTAGGTTACGATAGAGTGTACTTCAACGTCCTCCGCGCCGAGGATTACGGCACTCCTTCTCATAGGCTCCGTGTTTTCATCTCGAACATTCCAATTAGGCCTAAGCGCTCTGGGCGCTACGTGAGGGTGATAGACGCTATCGGAGACCTACCCGAGCCGGACCCCTCCTGCGAAATACCCAACCATGCTCCAGTACCTCTGAGCGCTAAGAAGCTAAAGCGGGTGGCAAAGC
It encodes the following:
- a CDS encoding DNA cytosine methyltransferase, translated to MDDLRECIMYEVIDLFAGAGGFSRGFKEEGFRIVAAVENMPPVAETYEANFPEAAVIQEDIKNVHSLDLLRIAGRKPDVVIGGPPCEAFSRANPRRREDPYERLYDDPLGSLVLHFIRVVGDLQPRVFVMENVPGIMDDGLDGVIREEFARVGYDRVYFNVLRAEDYGTPSHRLRVFISNIPIRPKRSGRYVRVIDAIGDLPEPDPSCEIPNHAPVPLSAKKLKRVAKLRWGESLVRYSGYRGRILGNITRLHPYRLAPTVMGSSRFVHPFENRLLTVREQARLMGFPDTHVFLGGRDVQFNEVGEAVPVPLARAIARVVKEYLASS